In the genome of Zonotrichia leucophrys gambelii isolate GWCS_2022_RI unplaced genomic scaffold, RI_Zleu_2.0 Scaffold_397_47330, whole genome shotgun sequence, one region contains:
- the NEDD8 gene encoding NEDD8 yields the protein MLIKVKTLTGKEIEIDIEPTDKVERIKERVEEKEGIPPQQQRLIYSGKQMNDEKTAADYKIQGGSVLHLVLALRGGVARL from the exons ATGCTCATCAAAGtcaag ACGCTGACGGGGAAGGAGATCGAGATCGACATCGAGCCCACGGACAAG GTGGAGCGGATCAAAGAGCGcgtggaggagaaggaggggatCCCCCCTCAGCAGCAGCGGCTGATCTATAGCGGCAAGCAGAT GAACGATGAGAAGACGGCGGCCGACTACAAAATCCAGGGGGGCTCCGTCCTCCATCTTGTGCTGGCCCTTcgagggggcgtggccaggcTCTGA